In Leptidea sinapis chromosome 8, ilLepSina1.1, whole genome shotgun sequence, a single window of DNA contains:
- the LOC126965718 gene encoding uncharacterized protein LOC126965718, translating to MSSDQRRGSTMAAPQEETLLARCEIPIIDLAHIGTDVCPMKSVVRRIGQQLFAALSTKGLAMLVNHGIAEEKLKAVYADLDNFCALPEGCQAQYLRNPVNKHGYVRPGTEQFDTTKKELRHSFNITTLSAAAMPAQEEVPEFTTHTFPLAHDLTNLSRVLLQALAYAFGLPPATLLACHAGMLQSDGCNPSCMQLLYYPPVPPEDKGPCCQDAVAYTRCGAHCDRCTFTLVAQDSEGGLEVKLNGSDKWQAVGHLPGAILVQTGELLASWTTNLLPALMHRVVVPSGTYARARGRHCVAFFCHPDEDAAIPPLAARPPAPAPPALAPHLTLHHRLLNAAHHIQKRFRETYA from the exons GTACGGATGTATGTCCTATGAAATCAGTGGTCAGACGAATCGGGCAGCAACTATTCGCCGCGCTCAGTACTAAAGGATTGGCAATGCTTGTGAATCATGGAATTGCTGAGGAAAAg TTGAAGGCTGTATATGCGGATCTGGATAACTTCTGCGCCCTCCCGGAAGGATGTCAGGCTCAGTACCTCCGGAACCCGGTCAACAAACACGGCTACGTCCGACCTGGAACGGAACAATTCGATACTACTAAAAAG GAGTTGCGTCACTCGTTCAACATCACGACCCTGTCTGCTGCCGCGATGCCCGCCCAGGAGGAGGTGCCTGAGTTCACGACCCACACCTTCCCACTGGCTCACGACCTCACCAACCTCTCCAGAGTACTCTTGCAAGCCTTGGCGTACGCTTTTg gTCTTCCGCCAGCCACTCTCCTCGCGTGTCATGCCGGTATGCTGCAGAGTGATGGATGCAACCCATCTTGCATGCAGCTGCTTTACTATCCCCCCGTCCCCCCGGAAGACAAGGGACCGTGCTGTCAAGACGCTGTGGCCTACACCCGCTGTGGAGCCCACTGCGATCGATGTACTTTTACTTTGGTTGCGCAGGACTCCGAAGGCGGACTTGAA GTGAAGTTGAATGGAAGTGATAAGTGGCAGGCTGTTGGTCATCTCCCGGGAGCAATACTAGTTCAGACTGGTGAACTGCTAGCTTCCTGGACTACCAACCTCTTGCCAGCTCTT ATGCACCGCGTGGTCGTTCCGTCGGGCACGTACGCACGCGCTCGCGGCCGCCATTGCGTCGCGTTCTTCTGTCACCCCGACGAGGACGCCGCCATCCCCCCGCTGGCGGCGCGGccccccgcgcccgcgcccccCGCCCTCGCCCCGCACCTCACGCTGCACCACAGACTGCTCAACGCCGCTCACCACATCCAGAAACGCTTCCGGGAGACGTACGCGTGA